A single genomic interval of Stenotrophomonas sp. ZAC14D1_NAIMI4_1 harbors:
- the pepQ gene encoding Xaa-Pro dipeptidase codes for MIQQDPGALYSDHLAVLCRRAEQALARGGFDHLVVPSGTLHYQVFDDRDYPYAVNPQFKAWLPLTRVPNSWVVFTPGKRPAVIFHQPFDYWHVVPDAPSGWWVEHFDIHIIRKPEDALALLPADPARCAILGEPQSALGTYVPNNPAPVVNHLEWHRACKTPYEIALMRQAQVLGVRGHRAAEAAFRNGADEFNIHMAYCQAVGQDANELPYGNIVALNEHAAVLHYTELGRTAPQPLRSFLIDAGASAHGYASDITRTYAAKGHDEFAAMIDAVDAAQQQMCAAVRAGFDYKQLHVDAHLSLMGVLKDFGVIKVSPQTALETGVSAAFFPHGIGHLIGLQVHDVAGFAASEEGGRIERPAGHPYLRLTRVLEPGMVVTIEPGLYFIDMLLDEVKAAGHGDAINWDRVDFFRPYGGIRIEDEVLCTEGEADNLTRPEFAAANG; via the coding sequence ATGATCCAGCAAGACCCTGGCGCCCTGTATTCCGACCACCTGGCCGTGCTGTGCCGACGCGCCGAACAGGCGCTGGCACGCGGCGGCTTCGACCACCTGGTGGTGCCCAGCGGCACCCTGCACTACCAGGTGTTCGACGATCGTGACTACCCGTACGCGGTGAACCCGCAGTTCAAGGCGTGGCTGCCGCTCACCCGCGTGCCCAACAGCTGGGTGGTGTTCACCCCGGGCAAGCGTCCGGCGGTGATCTTCCACCAGCCGTTCGACTACTGGCACGTGGTGCCGGACGCGCCCAGCGGCTGGTGGGTGGAGCACTTCGACATCCACATCATCCGCAAGCCGGAAGACGCGCTGGCCCTGCTGCCGGCCGATCCGGCGCGCTGCGCGATCCTGGGCGAGCCGCAGAGCGCGCTGGGGACTTACGTGCCGAACAACCCGGCGCCGGTGGTGAACCATCTGGAATGGCACCGCGCCTGCAAGACGCCGTACGAAATCGCGCTGATGCGCCAGGCGCAGGTACTGGGCGTACGCGGCCATCGTGCTGCCGAAGCCGCGTTCCGCAATGGTGCCGATGAATTCAACATCCACATGGCCTACTGCCAGGCCGTGGGCCAGGATGCCAATGAACTGCCGTACGGCAACATCGTTGCGCTGAACGAACACGCTGCGGTGCTGCACTACACCGAGCTGGGCCGCACGGCGCCGCAGCCGCTGCGCAGCTTCCTGATCGATGCCGGCGCCAGCGCGCATGGCTACGCCAGCGACATCACCCGCACCTATGCGGCCAAGGGCCACGACGAGTTTGCCGCGATGATCGACGCGGTGGACGCGGCCCAGCAGCAGATGTGCGCGGCGGTGCGTGCCGGCTTCGACTACAAGCAGCTGCACGTGGACGCGCATCTTTCGCTGATGGGCGTGCTGAAGGATTTCGGCGTCATCAAGGTATCGCCGCAGACCGCGCTGGAGACCGGCGTCAGCGCCGCGTTCTTCCCGCACGGCATCGGCCACCTGATCGGCCTGCAGGTGCACGACGTGGCCGGTTTCGCGGCCAGTGAAGAAGGCGGCCGCATCGAGCGCCCGGCCGGCCACCCCTACCTGCGCCTGACCCGCGTGCTGGAACCGGGCATGGTGGTGACGATCGAGCCGGGCCTGTACTTCATCGACATGCTGCTGGACGAAGTGAAGGCCGCCGGCCATGGCGATGCGATCAACTGGGACCGCGTGGATTTCTTCCGCCCGTATGGCGGCATCCGCATCGAGGACGAGGTGCTGTGCACCGAGGGCGAAGCAGACAACCTGACGCGCCCGGAGTTTGCTGCAGCCAACGGCTGA